A single region of the Lactobacillus isalae genome encodes:
- a CDS encoding Rha family transcriptional regulator, whose product MNNLVIMKDRQAVTDSLKVAESFDKKHKNVLQNIQNLAAENSATKKMFVESTYVNRGKEYPMIYMNRDGFTLLAMGFTGKKALDFKLKYIQAFNEMEKRIRQPKSERLEIMRKNSATKRAGVLYKIAMATDSNISRQKLLHKAAEALTGEKLVPVMQDKYYSVEEVGQQLNLTTDLIDEIANQIHLKAEYSGQNQYGSWINSDIPEWFYTKQGIELIDMYKFIARKNHER is encoded by the coding sequence ATGAATAATTTAGTAATTATGAAAGATCGTCAAGCTGTAACAGATAGCTTAAAGGTGGCTGAATCATTCGATAAGAAACATAAAAACGTCTTACAAAATATTCAAAATTTGGCGGCTGAAAATTCAGCCACGAAAAAAATGTTTGTTGAAAGCACCTATGTAAATCGTGGTAAAGAGTATCCAATGATTTATATGAATCGCGATGGATTCACTTTATTGGCTATGGGATTTACTGGTAAGAAAGCCTTAGATTTCAAACTCAAATACATTCAAGCCTTCAATGAGATGGAAAAACGAATTCGTCAGCCTAAATCTGAACGGCTTGAAATTATGAGAAAAAATTCAGCTACAAAAAGAGCGGGTGTACTTTACAAGATTGCAATGGCAACTGATTCTAACATTTCTCGTCAAAAGCTTTTACATAAGGCAGCCGAAGCGTTAACTGGAGAGAAGTTAGTTCCTGTAATGCAGGACAAGTATTATTCAGTAGAAGAAGTAGGACAACAATTGAATTTAACAACTGATTTAATTGATGAAATTGCTAATCAAATTCATTTAAAAGCTGAATATTCCGGTCAAAATCAGTATGGTAGTTGGATCAATAGCGATATTCCTGAATGGTTTTATACCAAACAAGGTATTGAATTAATTGATATGTATAAATTTATTGCGAGGAAAAATCATGAAAGATAA
- a CDS encoding NUMOD4 domain-containing protein: MLKQARTWKDIPGYEGLYRISTSGEIYSYPRKGNFGRNHFLKIRVDKGGYLRVLLSKNSKSKEMLVHRLVAKAFLPNPHNLPEVNHKDENTKNNNVSNLEWCTSKYNSNYGTRNKRMAKSLTNGPCSKQVAQYTLDGKFIKLWPSTMECDRNGYDFRNVSACCRGERTKAYGYRWFYLSKEGDEICLN; encoded by the coding sequence TTGCTAAAACAAGCAAGAACATGGAAAGATATTCCTGGATATGAAGGATTGTATCGAATAAGTACTTCTGGGGAAATATATAGCTATCCAAGAAAAGGCAATTTCGGTCGTAATCATTTTTTGAAAATCCGTGTAGATAAAGGCGGGTATTTACGAGTTCTATTGTCTAAAAATAGTAAGTCCAAAGAAATGTTAGTCCATCGTTTAGTAGCAAAAGCATTTTTACCTAATCCTCATAACTTACCTGAAGTTAATCATAAGGATGAAAATACCAAAAATAATAATGTTTCGAATTTAGAATGGTGTACTTCTAAATACAACAGCAATTATGGAACTAGAAATAAAAGAATGGCTAAATCTTTAACAAATGGTCCATGCTCAAAGCAGGTAGCACAATATACTCTTGATGGTAAATTTATAAAGCTTTGGCCTTCAACCATGGAATGCGATCGGAATGGTTACGATTTTAGAAACGTTTCAGCTTGTTGTAGAGGAGAAAGAACAAAAGCTTATGGCTATAGATGGTTTTACTTGAGCAAAGAGGGTGATGAAATTTGTTTGAATTAA
- a CDS encoding DEAD/DEAH box helicase, whose translation MARRTTLNKNHVLFIVHRKEILDQTISTFKKQNVNFDLTTLGMVQTLTRHIENIPEPQLIIVDEAHRALAKSYQRILSNFPKAIILLFTATPERTGSKQLDQIADDIIVGKSIRELTDKGFLAPFDYYSIDDIDTKKLKKSSTGDYTNASMEEAVSRKIYGHIVSNYQRLADGKQAVIFTYSVESAKEIADAFKKLNISAVELDGSTPDNLRDRIVKQFRDKKIRILVNVNLFTEGVDLPDVDCVIMARPTQSLALYLQFSMRCLNPREGKRAIIIDHVANWKTFGLPDSDRDWKKAIITTDKGKRKKKETATFAITQCDYCFAVVPSGKVKDGKCPYCGKPIKVRAKVEQTNDELKLINDRKRVIDEILHDEVMQKVADKSPHDLHTMKELQAYAKLHHYKRGWVFYQAKMKGLIKKK comes from the coding sequence ATTGCTAGAAGAACCACTCTCAATAAAAATCATGTTCTTTTCATAGTTCATAGAAAAGAAATATTAGATCAAACTATTAGCACTTTTAAAAAACAGAATGTTAATTTTGATCTAACGACATTAGGCATGGTTCAGACTTTAACTAGACATATTGAAAATATACCCGAACCACAATTAATTATTGTAGATGAAGCTCATAGAGCCTTAGCAAAAAGTTACCAAAGAATCTTAAGCAACTTTCCAAAAGCAATAATTTTACTTTTTACCGCTACTCCTGAAAGAACAGGCAGTAAACAATTAGATCAGATTGCCGATGACATTATTGTTGGTAAATCAATTAGAGAACTTACTGATAAAGGTTTTCTAGCACCTTTCGACTACTATTCAATTGATGATATTGATACCAAAAAGCTTAAAAAATCTTCTACTGGAGATTATACAAACGCCAGTATGGAAGAAGCAGTTAGTCGAAAAATCTATGGTCATATTGTAAGTAACTATCAAAGATTAGCTGATGGTAAACAAGCAGTGATATTCACTTATTCAGTTGAAAGCGCCAAAGAAATAGCAGATGCCTTTAAAAAACTAAATATTTCAGCTGTAGAGCTTGATGGATCTACTCCAGATAATCTAAGGGATCGAATTGTAAAACAGTTCAGAGATAAGAAAATACGCATTCTCGTAAACGTTAACTTATTTACCGAAGGTGTCGATTTACCAGATGTTGATTGCGTGATTATGGCTCGTCCTACTCAAAGTCTAGCTTTGTACCTGCAATTCTCAATGCGTTGTTTAAATCCACGAGAAGGAAAACGAGCTATTATTATCGACCACGTAGCAAACTGGAAGACTTTTGGCTTACCAGATTCTGATAGAGATTGGAAGAAAGCAATCATTACTACTGATAAAGGTAAACGAAAGAAAAAAGAAACAGCCACTTTTGCAATTACGCAATGTGATTACTGTTTCGCAGTAGTTCCATCGGGGAAAGTTAAAGATGGTAAATGTCCTTATTGCGGTAAACCAATTAAAGTTCGGGCTAAAGTTGAGCAGACCAATGATGAACTTAAATTAATTAATGATAGAAAACGTGTGATTGATGAAATCTTACATGATGAAGTAATGCAAAAAGTAGCAGATAAGTCTCCGCATGATTTACATACCATGAAGGAACTGCAAGCTTATGCAAAACTACATCATTACAAGAGAGGCTGGGTATTTTACCAAGCGAAGATGAAAGGATTAATCAAGAAAAAATGA
- a CDS encoding AAA family ATPase, whose protein sequence is MIKFPEDKPRVPKKEPRYFFIYGKPMSGKTFFASYFPHALDINTDDNAEQSRVPFVSLLKDENNEPVSDIRGRLFEIIKGLPQTSFKTVIIDTIEDVVDAITKQITDEAGEKYISDGKLSYGKGSGMVKKVINDLVLDLKALPVNVIWISREEEQTDIASGVTKNIPALKQKYYNIIAGNCDLVIRTQKTGKEHIRVIEEKRADYKPEDISDEQVRKLLTSCLGMFN, encoded by the coding sequence ATGATTAAATTTCCAGAAGATAAACCAAGAGTGCCTAAAAAAGAACCGCGATATTTCTTTATTTATGGCAAACCAATGAGTGGAAAAACATTCTTTGCTAGTTATTTTCCACATGCTTTAGACATTAACACAGATGATAATGCTGAGCAGAGTAGAGTTCCATTTGTTTCTTTACTAAAAGATGAAAATAACGAGCCTGTTTCTGATATAAGAGGACGACTTTTTGAAATTATAAAAGGCTTACCACAAACTTCATTTAAAACAGTCATCATTGACACTATTGAAGATGTTGTTGATGCAATAACTAAACAGATTACTGATGAAGCAGGAGAAAAATACATTTCTGACGGTAAATTATCTTACGGAAAAGGATCAGGTATGGTTAAAAAGGTTATCAATGATCTAGTCCTAGATTTAAAAGCATTGCCAGTTAATGTCATTTGGATAAGTCGGGAAGAAGAACAAACTGATATAGCTTCAGGAGTTACTAAGAATATCCCAGCACTTAAGCAAAAATATTACAACATTATAGCTGGTAACTGCGATTTAGTCATTAGAACGCAAAAAACAGGTAAAGAACATATCAGAGTAATTGAAGAAAAAAGAGCTGATTACAAACCTGAAGATATTTCTGATGAACAGGTTAGAAAATTGCTTACCAGCTGCTTAGGGATGTTTAACTAA
- a CDS encoding helix-turn-helix domain-containing protein, whose product MELSKEVQIPNNTLSQYENEKRKPKLETWQALADFFGVSVPYLQGYLIAECRWCGNKFVLTSDKDKDRYFYCPFCGRSPLTFKTK is encoded by the coding sequence ATGGAATTAAGTAAAGAAGTTCAAATTCCTAATAATACTCTCAGCCAATATGAGAATGAAAAAAGAAAACCCAAACTAGAAACTTGGCAAGCACTAGCCGATTTTTTCGGTGTTTCAGTTCCATATTTACAAGGCTACTTAATAGCTGAGTGCCGTTGGTGTGGTAATAAGTTTGTCCTAACAAGTGACAAAGATAAAGATAGATATTTTTATTGTCCGTTTTGTGGTAGATCACCACTTACATTTAAAACAAAATAA
- a CDS encoding bifunctional DNA primase/polymerase, which produces MENLVNFAVNYAEHGFSVIPISHTEKRPLIKFANKPALTPDEIRELWKRYPLANIALKTENFFVIDVDRHGEVDGMNSIVKLKHNEWFQNTLCERTAHDGYHFYFQKPADKTITQNIGFLPGVDLKAHENNYVVVAPSSIDGKHYKWLNHKPIAPAPKELLELIKEKSKSLKPYGKDKMASYSVSGKNQTSELFETIVNGFGETGGRNNACAAFMGGLLYRNVDPEIAVELAKIANSHTKDKLSETEVETTANSMIEKEIRRRGA; this is translated from the coding sequence ATGGAGAATCTCGTTAATTTTGCGGTTAATTACGCAGAACATGGCTTTTCAGTAATCCCCATTAGCCATACGGAAAAACGACCATTAATTAAATTCGCTAATAAACCTGCTTTAACGCCTGACGAAATCAGAGAATTATGGAAGAGATACCCATTAGCCAACATTGCTTTAAAAACTGAAAATTTTTTCGTAATTGACGTAGACCGTCACGGAGAAGTAGACGGAATGAATTCAATCGTTAAATTAAAACATAATGAATGGTTTCAAAATACTCTATGCGAACGAACAGCGCATGATGGATATCATTTTTACTTTCAAAAACCAGCTGATAAAACCATTACTCAAAATATTGGTTTCTTACCTGGAGTAGACCTTAAGGCTCACGAAAACAATTATGTAGTAGTAGCGCCTAGTTCAATTGATGGAAAGCATTATAAATGGCTTAATCATAAACCGATTGCTCCTGCTCCTAAAGAATTGCTAGAACTTATTAAAGAAAAGTCTAAGTCGTTAAAGCCTTATGGTAAAGATAAGATGGCTAGCTATTCTGTATCAGGTAAAAATCAAACAAGCGAACTATTTGAAACAATAGTTAATGGATTTGGCGAAACAGGTGGCAGAAATAATGCCTGTGCCGCGTTTATGGGTGGTCTGCTATATCGTAACGTAGATCCTGAAATAGCCGTAGAACTAGCTAAAATTGCTAATTCTCACACCAAAGATAAATTGTCAGAAACAGAAGTAGAAACAACTGCTAATTCTATGATTGAAAAGGAAATTAGAAGGAGAGGTGCTTGA
- a CDS encoding virulence-associated E family protein, translating into MALDKKNVEKLRKEQNQGSRFPYNFLLNANGNIKTTSVTNVKIIIENDPLLRDVFRYNEFTQNIDVVKDVPELHIEKGKTSDDYSLEILAYIESQAKYGHTSFKNKLVQDALILAARNNSYNPIITYFDKAYEKWDHKQRIPNFLHDFLGVEQSGFVEWVSYLFFVGAVAKAYDPSTKFDQVLDLVGGQGAGKTTTFKKLAPLGYYTDDFNTFTKKDDLSKTRDALIINDDELTATNKTSFEELKKFCSKQEFRYRLPYGRGVEVFPRRFVMVRTTNERYYLKDQTGNRRFMPVLCDIDKQKFSPVSDLTPELVEQIWGEAVDQYKNNKFSLKIDKAHLALIELNCEKFKYSDSFEDAIDEVIENELENRQFITNDELFMKVAPDVNFSKNKKMAQKLQYVMVAKYGYEKRQKRINGERKWGYEKCH; encoded by the coding sequence ATGGCACTTGATAAAAAGAATGTTGAGAAATTGCGTAAAGAGCAAAATCAAGGTTCTAGATTCCCTTATAATTTCTTACTCAATGCTAACGGTAATATTAAAACTACCAGTGTTACTAACGTAAAAATAATTATTGAAAATGATCCATTACTTAGGGATGTATTTCGATACAACGAATTTACGCAAAATATTGATGTAGTAAAAGATGTACCCGAATTACATATTGAAAAAGGCAAAACTTCTGATGACTATTCACTAGAAATTTTAGCTTATATCGAAAGTCAAGCTAAATATGGGCATACCAGCTTTAAGAACAAGCTAGTACAGGACGCTTTAATTTTAGCTGCAAGAAATAATTCTTATAACCCAATTATTACTTATTTTGATAAAGCTTATGAGAAGTGGGATCACAAACAACGTATTCCTAATTTCTTGCATGATTTTCTAGGAGTAGAACAATCAGGATTCGTTGAATGGGTTTCATATCTATTTTTTGTAGGAGCAGTAGCTAAAGCATATGATCCCAGTACTAAGTTCGACCAGGTTTTAGATTTAGTTGGTGGTCAGGGTGCTGGTAAAACTACTACTTTTAAGAAGTTAGCACCACTAGGCTATTACACTGACGACTTCAACACATTTACTAAAAAAGACGATTTAAGCAAGACTAGAGACGCTTTAATCATCAATGACGATGAATTGACCGCAACAAACAAAACATCGTTTGAGGAGCTTAAAAAGTTCTGTTCCAAGCAAGAATTTCGCTACCGCCTACCATACGGGCGCGGAGTAGAAGTTTTTCCCAGACGTTTTGTGATGGTCAGAACAACTAATGAACGCTATTACTTAAAAGATCAAACAGGTAACCGAAGATTTATGCCCGTACTTTGTGATATTGATAAACAAAAATTCAGTCCTGTATCTGATTTAACACCTGAATTGGTAGAGCAAATATGGGGAGAAGCAGTAGATCAATACAAGAACAATAAATTTTCATTGAAGATTGATAAGGCTCACTTAGCTTTAATCGAATTAAACTGTGAAAAATTTAAGTATAGCGACAGCTTTGAAGATGCAATTGATGAAGTTATTGAAAATGAATTAGAAAATCGACAATTTATAACTAATGATGAATTATTTATGAAGGTAGCTCCTGATGTAAATTTTTCTAAAAATAAGAAAATGGCTCAAAAATTGCAATACGTCATGGTAGCTAAATATGGATATGAAAAACGCCAAAAACGAATAAACGGTGAACGTAAGTGGGGTTATGAAAAGTGTCACTAG
- a CDS encoding beta/alpha barrel domain-containing protein: MVNDDVYVVEIIEQYNIDDPSCVTNFNTYIKLFRDIDKARVYLKLVKQAWLEDEDIDPKDIYEHSDEIGIEPNEISKYGFNLQADIQAKELN; the protein is encoded by the coding sequence ATGGTAAACGATGATGTATATGTAGTAGAAATTATTGAACAATATAATATCGATGATCCCAGTTGTGTGACTAATTTTAATACTTATATAAAATTGTTTCGAGATATCGATAAGGCACGTGTGTATTTAAAATTAGTAAAACAAGCTTGGTTAGAAGATGAAGACATTGATCCTAAGGATATCTATGAACATTCAGATGAAATTGGAATTGAGCCGAATGAAATATCTAAATACGGTTTTAACTTACAAGCTGATATTCAAGCAAAGGAACTTAACTAA
- a CDS encoding VRR-NUC domain-containing protein, which produces MPKHDEHYIQNQILVALSANGCDIYRINVGKVPVRDNTGKLIRIFRAGPPNGHPDLYGFIHKTHEIFYIEVKDDKGKPRPDQIRFHEHLQKIGVIHGIARSVDDALRIVNNREVGYGFDS; this is translated from the coding sequence ATGCCTAAACATGATGAACATTATATTCAAAATCAAATTCTAGTAGCATTGTCTGCTAATGGGTGCGATATTTATCGCATTAATGTTGGTAAAGTGCCTGTAAGAGATAATACTGGTAAGCTAATAAGAATATTTAGAGCTGGTCCACCAAACGGGCATCCCGATTTATATGGATTTATCCATAAAACACATGAAATTTTTTATATCGAAGTTAAGGATGATAAAGGTAAACCACGTCCTGACCAGATTAGATTTCATGAACACTTGCAAAAAATAGGTGTAATCCATGGCATCGCTCGTTCAGTAGATGACGCTTTACGAATCGTAAATAATCGTGAGGTGGGATATGGCTTCGATAGTTAA
- a CDS encoding DUF1599 domain-containing protein → MELEVNFKDISNEMTNILEEKNKAYGNSFDLTMDKWGTNVAGARLDDKINRIDGMLQDGNLVKNGESLLDNLFDLSGYSFLLIRYLVNKGIFTEDQVRKYFAVLDNQ, encoded by the coding sequence ATGGAATTGGAAGTAAATTTTAAAGATATTAGCAATGAGATGACTAATATTTTAGAAGAAAAGAATAAAGCCTATGGCAATTCATTCGATCTCACAATGGATAAGTGGGGCACTAATGTAGCAGGAGCTAGATTAGACGATAAAATTAATCGTATAGATGGAATGCTGCAGGATGGTAATCTAGTAAAAAATGGAGAAAGCCTATTAGATAATTTATTTGATCTATCAGGATATTCGTTTTTACTGATTAGATATTTAGTAAATAAAGGCATATTTACAGAAGATCAAGTACGTAAATATTTTGCAGTATTAGATAATCAATAG
- a CDS encoding HNH endonuclease has protein sequence MTNKLTRNYRLFYQSKAWRELREYKLNKNPLCERCLLHKKHTLATDIHHKHDVFNHWNERLHLENLESLCKPCHEKIHKLGYYNGLL, from the coding sequence ATGACTAATAAGTTAACTCGGAACTATCGTTTATTTTATCAGTCGAAAGCGTGGAGAGAATTAAGAGAGTACAAGCTTAATAAAAATCCATTGTGCGAAAGATGTTTATTACATAAAAAGCATACTTTAGCAACAGATATACATCATAAGCATGATGTATTTAACCATTGGAACGAACGTTTACACTTAGAAAATTTGGAAAGCTTATGCAAGCCGTGCCATGAGAAAATTCACAAACTCGGGTATTATAACGGCTTGTTATAA
- a CDS encoding phage terminase small subunit P27 family, with product MAGRPRKHSTQDKSHKTKAEKELRKEEEQFAGSENFKHLGTKPPKSLMDVTARNEYKRVVPLLINLDITALDQTLVVNYCNSYSLYLQAIKAVKKEGLVVNGRKNPAYNIYLDMQKELRATAGQLGMTLDSRMKLVKPENHEEEKDPYAQVGDVQ from the coding sequence ATGGCTGGAAGACCAAGAAAGCATTCCACACAAGATAAATCTCATAAAACTAAAGCTGAAAAAGAGCTAAGAAAAGAAGAAGAGCAGTTTGCTGGATCAGAAAACTTCAAGCATTTGGGAACTAAGCCACCTAAATCTTTAATGGATGTAACTGCAAGAAATGAATATAAGCGTGTTGTTCCTTTATTAATTAATTTAGATATCACAGCTTTAGATCAAACGTTGGTGGTTAACTACTGTAATTCCTACTCCCTCTACTTACAAGCGATTAAAGCCGTTAAAAAGGAAGGACTGGTTGTTAATGGCAGAAAGAATCCTGCATACAACATTTATTTAGATATGCAAAAGGAACTTAGAGCAACAGCTGGTCAACTAGGAATGACTTTAGATAGTCGAATGAAACTTGTTAAGCCTGAAAATCATGAAGAAGAAAAAGATCCATATGCACAGGTAGGTGATGTTCAGTGA